The Planctomonas sp. JC2975 DNA window GTGTCGCGCAGGCTGCGGCATCCCTCGGCTCCGACGACGCATCCGGTCTCGCGGCCGCACAGGCCATCATGACAACGGACACGCACGCGAAACAGGCCGTCGTGGCCGGCGACGGCTGGTCCATCGGCGGCATGGCGAAGGGCGCAGGGATGCTGGCACCCGGCCTGGCCACCATGCTCGTGGTGATCACAACGGACGCCGCGCTCGACTCCGCCGCGCTCGACACAGCGCTGCGGGCCGCAACGCGCGTCACCTTCGACCGGCTCGACTCCGACGGATGCATGTCCACGAACGACACGGTCGTTCTCCTCGCGTCGGGCGCATCCGGCGTGACCCCTGGCACGGACGAGTTCGCCCTGGCGCTCACGGATCTCTGCGACGATCTTGCACTGCAACTGCAGGGTGACGCTGAAGGCGCATCGCATGACATCGCCATCGAGGTGGTGCACGCTGCATCCGAAGACGACGCGGTCGACGTCGCGCGAGCTGTCTCGCGCAGCAACCTGTTCAAGGCGGCCATCTTCGGCAACGACCCGAACTGGGGACGCGTGCTCGCCGCCGTCGGGACGACGGACGCAGAATTCGACCCCTACGGCATCGACGTGGCCATCAACGGCGTCCAGGTCTGCACAGCTGGAGAGCCGGATCAGTCGCGCGACCTGGTCGATCTGACGCCGCGGGCGACCTCGATCCTGATCGATCTGCACGCAGGCGATCGCACGGCGACGATCCGCACCAACGACCTCACGCACGACTACGTGCACGAGAACAGTGCGTACGCGAGCTGAGGGACGAGCCATGACAGATCCCGCGAATACCGAGCCCCAGCCGCTGCCCGTCCTCGGACAGCCCGGCGCCAAGGCGGCAGTGCTGATGGAGGCGCTGCCCTGGCTGAAGAAGTTCCACGGACAGACGATCGTGGTGAAGTTCGGCGGGAACGCCATGGTCGACGACGAACTGGTGCGCGCGTTCGCCGACGACATCGCCTTCCTGCGCTACGTGGGCATCCGTCCCGTTGTCGTGCACGGTGGCGGCCCGCAGATCACCGCCATGCTGGACCGGCTCGGCATCGTCAGCGAGTTCCGCGGCGGCTACCGGGTCACGACTCCGCAGACCATGGAGGTCGTGCGCATGGTCCTCACCGGTCAGATCAGCCGTGACATCGTCGGTCACATCAATATGCACGGGGCCCTGGCATCGGGGATCTCCGGCGAGGACGCCCGTCTCTTCGAGGGACGCGTCCGCAAGGCGATCGTCGACGGTGAGGTCGTCGACCTTGGGCTCGTCGGCGACGTGGTCGGCGTGAACCCGGCCGGCGTCATGGCAGAGGTGCACGCCGGTCGAGTCCCCGTGGTCTCGTCGGTGGCTCTTGATGTCGACGTTCCCGGTCGCAGCCTGAACGTCAACGCGGATGCCGCTGCCGCCGCGCTCGCCGTCGCGCTGGGCGCTGCGAAGCTCGTCATCCTGACGAACGTTCCCGGCCTCTACCGCGACTGGCCGGACCGCGATTCGCTCATCTCCACGATCACCGCCCCCGAGCTACGTGAGCTGCTGCCTTCGCTCGACGCCGGAATGATCCCCAAGATGACGGCCTGCCTCGACGCTGTCGACGGCGGCGTCGCGAAGGCGGCCGTCATCGACGGACGCGACGCGCATTCCCTTCTCTTCGAGCTCTTCACCACCAAAGGCAGCGGAACGGAGGTGACCGCATGACGGGCACACCAGGCGACACACTCACCGATTGGCGTCAGAACTTCGGCGAGGTCATGATGGGCTCCCTCGCGGTGCCGGCCGTGATGCTCGACCATGGGCACGGCACGCACGTGTGGGACGTCGAAGGCAACGAGTACCTCGACTTCCTCGGCGGTATCGCGGTGAACGCTCTCGGGCACGCGCATCCTGTGCTGTTGGAGGCGATCTCCACGCAGGCCGCGCAGCTGATCCACGTCTCCAATTACTTCGCCACGCCTCAGCAGGTGGCGCTGGCGGAGCGGCTGCAGCGCATCACGGGTGCGGGATCCTCAGGTCGCGTCTACTTCTGCAACTCGGGAACCGAAGCCAACGAGGCGGCGTTCAAACTGGCGCGCCGCAACTCGGACGGCGGCCGCAGGCGCATCCTGGCGCTGAAGAACGGATTCCACGGCAGGACGATGGGTGCACTCGCGCTGACCGGCAAGCCGCACATGCGGGAGCCGTTCGAGCCGATGGTCCCCGGCGTCGAGCACATCGACTCCACGATCGAGGCGCTCGAGGCGGCGATGGATGACAAGGTCGCCGCACTCTTCCTCGAACCGATCAAGGGCGAGGCCGGCGTCATCGACCTGCCGGCCGGATACCTCGCGGCAGCCAGGGACATCACCCGCCGTCACGGCGCGCTGCTCATCATCGACGAGATCCAGACCGGCGTCGGCCGCACCGGGGCGTGGTTCGGCTACCAGCACGCGGGAATCGTGCCAGACGCCATCACGATGGCGAAGGGCATGGCAGGGGGAGTCCCGATCGGTGCGCTCGTCACATTCGGGCACGCCTCCGAGCTGTTCACCAGAGGCCAGCACGGCAGCACCTTCGGCGGCAACCCGTTCGCGACGGCGGTCGCGGGTGCCGTGCTCGAGGAGATCGAGAGCGCCGGACTGATCGACAACGCGCGAGTGCGGGGCGAGCAGCTTCGGGAGGTCGTGCGTGGCATCGGCTCTCCGCTCATCTCCGAGCTCCGGGGCGCAGGGCTGCTCATCGGCATCGGGCTCTCCGAACCGGTCGCCGACGCGTTGGCCGGCGCCGCGCTCCGCAACGGGCTCATCATCAACGCGCCGAACGAGTCGAGCATCCGACTCGCTCCGCCGCTCATCATCGGGGACGACGACGTCGCCGAGTTCGAACGACGCTTCCGCGCCGCACTCCTCGACCTCGACAATCCGGCCGGATCCGGCCACCAGCAAGGAGACTGACCCGTGACCCGCCACTTCCTCCGCGACGACGACCTGACGGCGGCCGAGCAGACCGAGATCCTCGACCTGGCCGTGAAGATGCGCGACGACAGATGGGGGCGCAAGCCGCTCGCGGGCCCGCAGACCGTCGCCGTCATCTTCGACAAGTCGTCGACGCGCACGCGTGTGTCCTTCGCTGTCGGCATCGCCGATCTGGGCGGCAGCCCGCTCATCATCAGCACAGCCAACAGCCAGCTGGGCGGCAAGGAGACGCCGTCCGACACCGCGCGAGTGCTGGAGCGCATGGTCTCGGCAATCGTGTGGCGCACCTATGCCCAGGCGGGCCTCGAGGAGATGGCGGCCGGCACCACGGTGCCCGTCATCAACGCCCTCTCCGACGACTTCCACCCGTGTCAGCTGCTCGCCGACCTGCTCACCATCAGGGATGCCTTCGGCACGCTCTCCGGACTCACCGTCACCTTCCTCGGCGACGGCGCGAGCAACATGGCGCAGTCCTACCTGCTGGCCGGGGCGATCGCCGGCATGAACGTGCGCGTGGCGTCACCTGACGAGTTCGCGCCGCACGACGTAGTGGTCTCCGACGCGGATGCCCTTGCCTCCGGCACCGGAGGATCCGTCGTGCTCTACTCCGACCCGTTCGAGGCGGTGGCCGGAGCGGATGTCGTCGTGACCGACACGTGGGTCTCGATGGGCAAGGAGGAGGAGAAGGCGCACCGCATCGCCGCAATGGGCGACTACAAGGTGACGCGCGAGCTGATGGCACTGGCGAAGCCGAAGGCGATCTTCCTGCACTGCCTTCCCGCCGACCGCGGCTATGAGGTCGACCCCGAGGTCATCGACGGTCCGCAGAGCGTCATCTGGGACGAAGCGGAGAACCGCCTGCACGCCCAGAAGGCTCTGCTGGCCTGGATCCTCGAGAAGAACACGACGACGGCGGGAGCATCGCATGTCTGACGCGCAGCACAACAGGGCCGGCGAGGCAGGGGCGCTGTGGGGCGGCCGGTTCGCGGGTGGCCCGTCTCCGGAGCTCACCGAGCTGAGCAGGTCGACGCAGTTCGACTGGCGCCTGGCCGAGTACGACATCGCCGGATCCAAGGCGCACGCGAAGGCCCTGGCGGCCGCGGGCTATCTCACCGCTGACGAGCTCACGGCGATGACCGGCGCACTCGACTCACTGCTCGCCGACGTGCGTTCCACGGCCTTCCTCCCTCAGGCATCCGACGAAGACGTTCACTCTGCACTGGAGCGTGGACTCGTCGATCGGGCGGGCGGCGAACTGGGCGGCAAGCTCCGAGCAGGACGCAGCCGCAACGACCAGATCGCCACGCTGGTGCGGCTCTTCCTCCGCGACCACTCGACGCGGCTGGCGCAGCTCATCCTCGATCTCGTCGACGCGCTCGCCGCGCAGGCTGAGGCGCACTCCGACGCCATCATGCCGGGGCGCACGCACCTCCAGCACGCCCAGCCCGTTCTCCTCGCGCACCACCTTCTGGCGCACTGCTGGCCGTTGGTCCGCGACCTGGAGCGCATCCTCGACTGGCGCCGCCGGTCGGACGCGTCTCCCTACGGCTCCGGTGCGCTCGCCGGCAACACGCTCGGCCTCGACGCAGGCCTAGTGGCGTCCGAACTCGGATTCGCAGGGGTCGTCGAGAACTCGATCGACGGCACAGCCGCGAGGGATCTCGTCGCGGAGTTCGCGTACATCACGGCCCAGGTCGGAGTCGACGTCTCCCGCTTCGCGGAGGAGATCGTCCTCTGGAACACCCGCGAGTTCGGATTCGTCACGCTCAGCGACTCGTATTCGACGGGTTCGTCGATCATGCCGCAGAAGAAGAATCCCGACATCGCCGAGCTCGCGCGCGGCAAGGCCGGACGCCTGATCGGCAATCTCGCCGGGCTGCTCGCAACGCTCAAGGGCCTTCCGCTCGCGTACAACCGCGACATCCAGGAAGACAAAGAGCCGGTGTTCGACTCGATCGACACGCTCGAGGTGCTCCTTCCGGCCTTCACCGGAATGGTTGCGACGCTGCACTTCCACACCGACCGCATGCGCGAACTCGCGCCCCAGGGATACTCGCTCGCGACCGACGTTGCGGACTGGCTGGTCAAACAGCACGTGCCGTTCCGCGATGCGCACGAGATCACCGGAAAGCTCGTCGCGTACGCGGAGTCGCAGGGCGTCGAGCTCGACGAGGTCGACGACGCAGCGCTCGCCGAGATCTCGCAGCACCTGACGCCGGACGTGCGAGGCGTGCTCACGATCGAGGGTTCCGTCGGGTCTCGATCCGGTCTCGGCGGCACGGCCCCTGAGCGGGTGGCCGAGCAGCGCGCGCATCTCACCGCACGGGTGAAGAGCCTCGCCGAAGCGATCGCGGAGGAGCAGGAGACCCGATGACCTCCTGGCGCGAGCCGCTCGAGGCACGACGTTCCTGACCGGATGCGCTCCCTCACTCGGTCCTTCTTCGAACGGGTCTCACTGGAGGTGGCGCCCGAACTCCTCGGTGCGCTGCTCAGGCACACGACGCCCGAGGGTTCGGTCACGCTGCGCATCACGGAGGTGGAGGCCTACCTCGGCGACGGAACGGATCCGGGATCCCACGCCTACCGGGGCCGCACTCCTCGCAACGCGGTCATGTTCGGCGCGCCCGGTCACATCTACACGTACTTCACCTACGGCATGCACACGTGCGCCAACCTCGTCTGCTCGCCGGAGGGCGTGGCATCCGCCGTGCTTCTCAGGGGCGCCGAAGTGGTCGACGGTGTCGAGCTGGCGCGCCGACGGCGGGAACGACCGACGACGCGGGGGAGTGCGGTGCCCGACCGCGACCTGGCGAGGGGCCCGGCGCGGCTGACGGTGGCGGCGGGCATCCGTCTCGACGAGAACGGAGCGGATGCCTTCGCCCCGCCCTTCGAGGTCGAGTTGCCCACGCAGCCGGTCGCTCCGTACGCGACAGGGCCGCGAACGGGTGTCAGCGGGCCAGGCGGAGACGAGGCGGCGTTCCCGTGGCGGTTCTGGATCCCCGGCGATCCGACGGTCTCGCCGTACAAGCGGCATCCACGCGCGATCTCGTCCTCCGCCGCCGGCTGAGCTGGTCGAAGCCCGTCTGCCGCGGATCGAGCAGCTCCGCTCCCGCGGCTTGACTCTGGCGAAACGTGCGCGGTTGAGCCTGTCGGCCTCAGGCATTCACCCCGGCCGTCGGAGCACGGCGGAAGCTTCAGCCGACCTGTCAGAGCCCGATCGCGAACCGGAACAACGCGCCGCAGGCAGCGGCCCAGACGAGGCTCACGAGGGTACCGATGATGAACCGCTCTCGCGCTTCTGCGACTTCCAGCTCGGTGAACCTGCCGACACTCTTGATCGCCACGATCACGGCGATCGCTTCGGGAAATCCGGCCATGATGCTGGCCGTGGTTGCGACACGTTCGAAGACGCCGATCACCGTGCCGCCGCGCAACAGCTCGACGTGAACGAGATTGTCGCTCGCCGGAGGCTCCGCTCGCTCCACGACGATCCCGCCGTGGTGGCCTTCCCTCACCGTCCCCTTCGATGCGAGTGCGAGCACGAAGAGCACGGCGGGTCCGCCACCGAGCACGCTGAGCGCGAGCACGAGGAGGCCGAGCACGACGCTGACGGCCGGCAACGGCTTCTCGTGCGGCATGACCACGGCGATGATGCCCACCACGATCGTTGCTGCGGCCGTGACGACGAGCCAGCGCCGCGGCGACCTGCTTGTGATGGCGGACGCCGTGACGCCGAGCGCCACGACGATGATGACGAACGCCCAGTAGGCGATGGTCAGAGCCGCATACAGCGGGCCGGCATACGTCATGCTCCGTCTCCTTCGGCCGAGCGGTGGTCCAGATCCTGCAACAGCCTAGTGAGCGCCGGCACCGCAGCTGCTTCGGGATGGATCCCGGCAGCGCGTGCCCGTGAACTGACGGCGGGTTCGCTGATGCCGAGCCGCGCCGCGGCATCCCGTTGCGTCATCCCGTCGGCGAGCAGGTCGTAGAGCTCCCAGCCGGCAGTGCTGCGACGGCTGCGAACGGTCAGCAGGAGGTCGATCATCGCCTCGATATCGGATGCCTGTCCCGCCGCTGCATCCGCACCAGAACGCACGGCGAAGCGCGTGGCCCGCTTCTTGGCGGCGTCCACAGCCTCGCGAGCCGCGAAGAAGGCCTGACCCGTCGCCGCGCGCACGCTTGAGGGAAGGGGTTCACGGATCGCCCCGCAACCGACTCCGATGCTCCATGCCGATCCGCGATCGAGCGCGAGAACGATC harbors:
- the argJ gene encoding bifunctional glutamate N-acetyltransferase/amino-acid acetyltransferase ArgJ, giving the protein MSITAPAGFAAAGIAAGLKATGALDLAVVQNQGPLQNAAAVFTSNRCKANPVLWSEQVMKDGTVSAVVLNSGGANCYTGAQGFQTSHATAEAAAQHLGVSAADVVICSTGLIGDQLDRDALTGGVAQAAASLGSDDASGLAAAQAIMTTDTHAKQAVVAGDGWSIGGMAKGAGMLAPGLATMLVVITTDAALDSAALDTALRAATRVTFDRLDSDGCMSTNDTVVLLASGASGVTPGTDEFALALTDLCDDLALQLQGDAEGASHDIAIEVVHAASEDDAVDVARAVSRSNLFKAAIFGNDPNWGRVLAAVGTTDAEFDPYGIDVAINGVQVCTAGEPDQSRDLVDLTPRATSILIDLHAGDRTATIRTNDLTHDYVHENSAYAS
- the argB gene encoding acetylglutamate kinase, with product MTDPANTEPQPLPVLGQPGAKAAVLMEALPWLKKFHGQTIVVKFGGNAMVDDELVRAFADDIAFLRYVGIRPVVVHGGGPQITAMLDRLGIVSEFRGGYRVTTPQTMEVVRMVLTGQISRDIVGHINMHGALASGISGEDARLFEGRVRKAIVDGEVVDLGLVGDVVGVNPAGVMAEVHAGRVPVVSSVALDVDVPGRSLNVNADAAAAALAVALGAAKLVILTNVPGLYRDWPDRDSLISTITAPELRELLPSLDAGMIPKMTACLDAVDGGVAKAAVIDGRDAHSLLFELFTTKGSGTEVTA
- a CDS encoding acetylornithine transaminase, coding for MTGTPGDTLTDWRQNFGEVMMGSLAVPAVMLDHGHGTHVWDVEGNEYLDFLGGIAVNALGHAHPVLLEAISTQAAQLIHVSNYFATPQQVALAERLQRITGAGSSGRVYFCNSGTEANEAAFKLARRNSDGGRRRILALKNGFHGRTMGALALTGKPHMREPFEPMVPGVEHIDSTIEALEAAMDDKVAALFLEPIKGEAGVIDLPAGYLAAARDITRRHGALLIIDEIQTGVGRTGAWFGYQHAGIVPDAITMAKGMAGGVPIGALVTFGHASELFTRGQHGSTFGGNPFATAVAGAVLEEIESAGLIDNARVRGEQLREVVRGIGSPLISELRGAGLLIGIGLSEPVADALAGAALRNGLIINAPNESSIRLAPPLIIGDDDVAEFERRFRAALLDLDNPAGSGHQQGD
- the argF gene encoding ornithine carbamoyltransferase → MTRHFLRDDDLTAAEQTEILDLAVKMRDDRWGRKPLAGPQTVAVIFDKSSTRTRVSFAVGIADLGGSPLIISTANSQLGGKETPSDTARVLERMVSAIVWRTYAQAGLEEMAAGTTVPVINALSDDFHPCQLLADLLTIRDAFGTLSGLTVTFLGDGASNMAQSYLLAGAIAGMNVRVASPDEFAPHDVVVSDADALASGTGGSVVLYSDPFEAVAGADVVVTDTWVSMGKEEEKAHRIAAMGDYKVTRELMALAKPKAIFLHCLPADRGYEVDPEVIDGPQSVIWDEAENRLHAQKALLAWILEKNTTTAGASHV
- the argH gene encoding argininosuccinate lyase — encoded protein: MSDAQHNRAGEAGALWGGRFAGGPSPELTELSRSTQFDWRLAEYDIAGSKAHAKALAAAGYLTADELTAMTGALDSLLADVRSTAFLPQASDEDVHSALERGLVDRAGGELGGKLRAGRSRNDQIATLVRLFLRDHSTRLAQLILDLVDALAAQAEAHSDAIMPGRTHLQHAQPVLLAHHLLAHCWPLVRDLERILDWRRRSDASPYGSGALAGNTLGLDAGLVASELGFAGVVENSIDGTAARDLVAEFAYITAQVGVDVSRFAEEIVLWNTREFGFVTLSDSYSTGSSIMPQKKNPDIAELARGKAGRLIGNLAGLLATLKGLPLAYNRDIQEDKEPVFDSIDTLEVLLPAFTGMVATLHFHTDRMRELAPQGYSLATDVADWLVKQHVPFRDAHEITGKLVAYAESQGVELDEVDDAALAEISQHLTPDVRGVLTIEGSVGSRSGLGGTAPERVAEQRAHLTARVKSLAEAIAEEQETR
- a CDS encoding DNA-3-methyladenine glycosylase — encoded protein: MRSLTRSFFERVSLEVAPELLGALLRHTTPEGSVTLRITEVEAYLGDGTDPGSHAYRGRTPRNAVMFGAPGHIYTYFTYGMHTCANLVCSPEGVASAVLLRGAEVVDGVELARRRRERPTTRGSAVPDRDLARGPARLTVAAGIRLDENGADAFAPPFEVELPTQPVAPYATGPRTGVSGPGGDEAAFPWRFWIPGDPTVSPYKRHPRAISSSAAG
- a CDS encoding DNA-binding protein codes for the protein MFVITADQVDSRHRTDIVDETQHELQGEFAEHLVLAVDRNAGDEVQALTADAGAALGIVLALDRGSAWSIGVGCGAIREPLPSSVRAATGQAFFAAREAVDAAKKRATRFAVRSGADAAAGQASDIEAMIDLLLTVRSRRSTAGWELYDLLADGMTQRDAAARLGISEPAVSSRARAAGIHPEAAAVPALTRLLQDLDHRSAEGDGA